A single Nomascus leucogenys isolate Asia chromosome 14, Asia_NLE_v1, whole genome shotgun sequence DNA region contains:
- the LIMS1 gene encoding LIM and senescent cell antigen-like-containing domain protein 1 isoform X6, which yields MAFSGRARPCVIPENEEIPRAALNSVHEANGTEDERAVSKLQRRHSDVKVYKEFCDFYAKFNMANALASATCERCKGGFAPAEKIVNSNGELYHEQCFVCAQCFRQFPEGLFYEFEGRKYCEHDFQMLFAPCCHQCGEFIIGRVIKAMNNSWHPECFRCDLCQEVLADIGFVKNAGRHLCRPCHNREKARGLGKYICQKCHAIIDEQPLIFKNDPYHPDHFNCANCGKELTADARELKGELYCLPCHDKMGVPICGACRRPIEGRVVNAMGKQWHVEHFVCAKCEKPFLGHRHYERKGLAYCETHYNQLFGDVCFHCNRVIEGDGISLWSLT from the exons ATGGCCTTCTCAGGCCGAGCGCGCCCCTGCGTTATCCCAGAGAACGAAGAAATCCCCCGAGCAGCCCTTAACAGTGTCCACGAGGCCAATGGGACTGAGGACGAGAGGGCTGTTTCCAAACTGCAGCGCAGGCACAGTGACGTCAAAGTCTACAAGGAGTTCTGTGACTTTTATGCGAAATT CAACATGGCCAATGCCCTGGCCAGTGCCACTTGCGAGCGCTGCAAGGGCGGCTTTGCGCCCGCTGAGAAGATCGTAAACAGTAATGGGGAGCTGTACCATGAGCAGTGTTTCGTGTGCGCTCAGTGCTTCCGGCAGTTCCCAGAAGGACTCTTCTATGAG TTTGAAGGAAGAAAGTACTGTGAACATGACTTTCAGATGCTCTTTGCCCCTTGCTGTCATCAGTGTG GTGAATTCATCATTGGCCGAGTTATCAAAGCCATGAATAACAGCTGGCATCCGGAGTGCTTCCGCTGTGACCTCTGCCAGGAAGTTCTGGCAGATATCGGGTTTGTCAAGAATGCTGGGAG ACACCTGTGTCGCCCCTGTCATAATCGTGAGAAAGCCAGAGGCCTTGGGAAATACATCTGCCAGAAATGCCATGCTATCATCGATGAGCAGCCTCTGATATTCAAGAACGACCCCTACCATCCAGACCATTTCAACTGCGCCAACTGCGG GAAGGAGCTGACTGCCGATGCACGGGAGCTGAAAGGGGAGCTGTACTGCCTGCCATGCCATGATAAAATGGGGGTCCCCATCTGTGGCGCTTGCCGACGGCCCATCGAAGGGCGCGTGGTGAACGCCATGGGCAAGCAGTGGCATGTGGAG cattttgttTGTGCCAAGTGTGAGAAACCCTTTCTTGGACATCGCCATTATGAGAGGAAAGGCCTGGCGTATTGTGAAACTCACTATAACCAG ctatTTGGTGATGTTTGCTTCCACTGCAATCGTGTTATAGAAGGTGATG GAATAAGTTTGTGGAGTTTGACATGA
- the LIMS1 gene encoding LIM and senescent cell antigen-like-containing domain protein 1 isoform X3 — MLGVAAGMTHSNMANALASATCERCKGGFAPAEKIVNSNGELYHEQCFVCAQCFRQFPEGLFYEFEGRKYCEHDFQMLFAPCCHQCGEFIIGRVIKAMNNSWHPECFRCDLCQEVLADIGFVKNAGRHLCRPCHNREKARGLGKYICQKCHAIIDEQPLIFKNDPYHPDHFNCANCGKELTADARELKGELYCLPCHDKMGVPICGACRRPIEGRVVNAMGKQWHVEHFVCAKCEKPFLGHRHYERKGLAYCETHYNQLFGDVCFHCNRVIEGDVVSALNKAWCVNCFACSTCNTKLTLKDKFVEIDLKPVCKHCYEKMPEEFKRRLAKREREAKDKDKQKKKKPVCL, encoded by the exons CAACATGGCCAATGCCCTGGCCAGTGCCACTTGCGAGCGCTGCAAGGGCGGCTTTGCGCCCGCTGAGAAGATCGTAAACAGTAATGGGGAGCTGTACCATGAGCAGTGTTTCGTGTGCGCTCAGTGCTTCCGGCAGTTCCCAGAAGGACTCTTCTATGAG TTTGAAGGAAGAAAGTACTGTGAACATGACTTTCAGATGCTCTTTGCCCCTTGCTGTCATCAGTGTG GTGAATTCATCATTGGCCGAGTTATCAAAGCCATGAATAACAGCTGGCATCCGGAGTGCTTCCGCTGTGACCTCTGCCAGGAAGTTCTGGCAGATATCGGGTTTGTCAAGAATGCTGGGAG ACACCTGTGTCGCCCCTGTCATAATCGTGAGAAAGCCAGAGGCCTTGGGAAATACATCTGCCAGAAATGCCATGCTATCATCGATGAGCAGCCTCTGATATTCAAGAACGACCCCTACCATCCAGACCATTTCAACTGCGCCAACTGCGG GAAGGAGCTGACTGCCGATGCACGGGAGCTGAAAGGGGAGCTGTACTGCCTGCCATGCCATGATAAAATGGGGGTCCCCATCTGTGGCGCTTGCCGACGGCCCATCGAAGGGCGCGTGGTGAACGCCATGGGCAAGCAGTGGCATGTGGAG cattttgttTGTGCCAAGTGTGAGAAACCCTTTCTTGGACATCGCCATTATGAGAGGAAAGGCCTGGCGTATTGTGAAACTCACTATAACCAG ctatTTGGTGATGTTTGCTTCCACTGCAATCGTGTTATAGAAGGTGATG tGGTCTCTGCTCTTAATAAGGCCTGGTGTGTGAACTGCTTTGCCTGTTCTACCTGCAACACTAAATTAACACTGAA GGATAAGTTTGTTGAAATTGACCTAAAGCCAGTCTGCAAACACTGTTATGAGAAAATGCCAGAAGAATTTAAGAGGCGACTTGCCAAACGGGAGAGAGAAGCAAAGGATAAGgacaagcagaaaaagaaaaagccagtctGTTTGTAA
- the LIMS1 gene encoding LIM and senescent cell antigen-like-containing domain protein 1 isoform X2 has product MAFSGRARPCVIPENEEIPRAALNSVHEANGTEDERAVSKLQRRHSDVKVYKEFCDFYAKFNMANALASATCERCKGGFAPAEKIVNSNGELYHEQCFVCAQCFRQFPEGLFYEFEGRKYCEHDFQMLFAPCCHQCGEFIIGRVIKAMNNSWHPECFRCDLCQEVLADIGFVKNAGRHLCRPCHNREKARGLGKYICQKCHAIIDEQPLIFKNDPYHPDHFNCANCGKELTADARELKGELYCLPCHDKMGVPICGACRRPIEGRVVNAMGKQWHVEHFVCAKCEKPFLGHRHYERKGLAYCETHYNQLFGDVCFHCNRVIEGDVVSALNKAWCVNCFACSTCNTKLTLKNKFVEFDMKPVCKKCYEKFPLELKKRLKKLAETLGRK; this is encoded by the exons ATGGCCTTCTCAGGCCGAGCGCGCCCCTGCGTTATCCCAGAGAACGAAGAAATCCCCCGAGCAGCCCTTAACAGTGTCCACGAGGCCAATGGGACTGAGGACGAGAGGGCTGTTTCCAAACTGCAGCGCAGGCACAGTGACGTCAAAGTCTACAAGGAGTTCTGTGACTTTTATGCGAAATT CAACATGGCCAATGCCCTGGCCAGTGCCACTTGCGAGCGCTGCAAGGGCGGCTTTGCGCCCGCTGAGAAGATCGTAAACAGTAATGGGGAGCTGTACCATGAGCAGTGTTTCGTGTGCGCTCAGTGCTTCCGGCAGTTCCCAGAAGGACTCTTCTATGAG TTTGAAGGAAGAAAGTACTGTGAACATGACTTTCAGATGCTCTTTGCCCCTTGCTGTCATCAGTGTG GTGAATTCATCATTGGCCGAGTTATCAAAGCCATGAATAACAGCTGGCATCCGGAGTGCTTCCGCTGTGACCTCTGCCAGGAAGTTCTGGCAGATATCGGGTTTGTCAAGAATGCTGGGAG ACACCTGTGTCGCCCCTGTCATAATCGTGAGAAAGCCAGAGGCCTTGGGAAATACATCTGCCAGAAATGCCATGCTATCATCGATGAGCAGCCTCTGATATTCAAGAACGACCCCTACCATCCAGACCATTTCAACTGCGCCAACTGCGG GAAGGAGCTGACTGCCGATGCACGGGAGCTGAAAGGGGAGCTGTACTGCCTGCCATGCCATGATAAAATGGGGGTCCCCATCTGTGGCGCTTGCCGACGGCCCATCGAAGGGCGCGTGGTGAACGCCATGGGCAAGCAGTGGCATGTGGAG cattttgttTGTGCCAAGTGTGAGAAACCCTTTCTTGGACATCGCCATTATGAGAGGAAAGGCCTGGCGTATTGTGAAACTCACTATAACCAG ctatTTGGTGATGTTTGCTTCCACTGCAATCGTGTTATAGAAGGTGATG tGGTCTCTGCTCTTAATAAGGCCTGGTGTGTGAACTGCTTTGCCTGTTCTACCTGCAACACTAAATTAACACTGAA GAATAAGTTTGTGGAGTTTGACATGAAGCCAGTCTGTAAGAAGTGCTATGAGAAATTTCCACTGGAGCTGAAGAAAAGACTTAAGAAACTAGCTGAGACCTTAGGAAGGAAATaa
- the LIMS1 gene encoding LIM and senescent cell antigen-like-containing domain protein 1 isoform X1, whose protein sequence is MAFSGRARPCVIPENEEIPRAALNSVHEANGTEDERAVSKLQRRHSDVKVYKEFCDFYAKFNMANALASATCERCKGGFAPAEKIVNSNGELYHEQCFVCAQCFRQFPEGLFYEFEGRKYCEHDFQMLFAPCCHQCGEFIIGRVIKAMNNSWHPECFRCDLCQEVLADIGFVKNAGRHLCRPCHNREKARGLGKYICQKCHAIIDEQPLIFKNDPYHPDHFNCANCGKELTADARELKGELYCLPCHDKMGVPICGACRRPIEGRVVNAMGKQWHVEHFVCAKCEKPFLGHRHYERKGLAYCETHYNQLFGDVCFHCNRVIEGDVVSALNKAWCVNCFACSTCNTKLTLKDKFVEIDLKPVCKHCYEKMPEEFKRRLAKREREAKDKDKQKKKKPVCL, encoded by the exons ATGGCCTTCTCAGGCCGAGCGCGCCCCTGCGTTATCCCAGAGAACGAAGAAATCCCCCGAGCAGCCCTTAACAGTGTCCACGAGGCCAATGGGACTGAGGACGAGAGGGCTGTTTCCAAACTGCAGCGCAGGCACAGTGACGTCAAAGTCTACAAGGAGTTCTGTGACTTTTATGCGAAATT CAACATGGCCAATGCCCTGGCCAGTGCCACTTGCGAGCGCTGCAAGGGCGGCTTTGCGCCCGCTGAGAAGATCGTAAACAGTAATGGGGAGCTGTACCATGAGCAGTGTTTCGTGTGCGCTCAGTGCTTCCGGCAGTTCCCAGAAGGACTCTTCTATGAG TTTGAAGGAAGAAAGTACTGTGAACATGACTTTCAGATGCTCTTTGCCCCTTGCTGTCATCAGTGTG GTGAATTCATCATTGGCCGAGTTATCAAAGCCATGAATAACAGCTGGCATCCGGAGTGCTTCCGCTGTGACCTCTGCCAGGAAGTTCTGGCAGATATCGGGTTTGTCAAGAATGCTGGGAG ACACCTGTGTCGCCCCTGTCATAATCGTGAGAAAGCCAGAGGCCTTGGGAAATACATCTGCCAGAAATGCCATGCTATCATCGATGAGCAGCCTCTGATATTCAAGAACGACCCCTACCATCCAGACCATTTCAACTGCGCCAACTGCGG GAAGGAGCTGACTGCCGATGCACGGGAGCTGAAAGGGGAGCTGTACTGCCTGCCATGCCATGATAAAATGGGGGTCCCCATCTGTGGCGCTTGCCGACGGCCCATCGAAGGGCGCGTGGTGAACGCCATGGGCAAGCAGTGGCATGTGGAG cattttgttTGTGCCAAGTGTGAGAAACCCTTTCTTGGACATCGCCATTATGAGAGGAAAGGCCTGGCGTATTGTGAAACTCACTATAACCAG ctatTTGGTGATGTTTGCTTCCACTGCAATCGTGTTATAGAAGGTGATG tGGTCTCTGCTCTTAATAAGGCCTGGTGTGTGAACTGCTTTGCCTGTTCTACCTGCAACACTAAATTAACACTGAA GGATAAGTTTGTTGAAATTGACCTAAAGCCAGTCTGCAAACACTGTTATGAGAAAATGCCAGAAGAATTTAAGAGGCGACTTGCCAAACGGGAGAGAGAAGCAAAGGATAAGgacaagcagaaaaagaaaaagccagtctGTTTGTAA
- the LIMS1 gene encoding LIM and senescent cell antigen-like-containing domain protein 1 isoform X7, with protein MANALASATCERCKGGFAPAEKIVNSNGELYHEQCFVCAQCFRQFPEGLFYEFEGRKYCEHDFQMLFAPCCHQCGEFIIGRVIKAMNNSWHPECFRCDLCQEVLADIGFVKNAGRHLCRPCHNREKARGLGKYICQKCHAIIDEQPLIFKNDPYHPDHFNCANCGKELTADARELKGELYCLPCHDKMGVPICGACRRPIEGRVVNAMGKQWHVEHFVCAKCEKPFLGHRHYERKGLAYCETHYNQLFGDVCFHCNRVIEGDVVSALNKAWCVNCFACSTCNTKLTLKNKFVEFDMKPVCKKCYEKFPLELKKRLKKLAETLGRK; from the exons ATGGCCAATGCCCTGGCCAGTGCCACTTGCGAGCGCTGCAAGGGCGGCTTTGCGCCCGCTGAGAAGATCGTAAACAGTAATGGGGAGCTGTACCATGAGCAGTGTTTCGTGTGCGCTCAGTGCTTCCGGCAGTTCCCAGAAGGACTCTTCTATGAG TTTGAAGGAAGAAAGTACTGTGAACATGACTTTCAGATGCTCTTTGCCCCTTGCTGTCATCAGTGTG GTGAATTCATCATTGGCCGAGTTATCAAAGCCATGAATAACAGCTGGCATCCGGAGTGCTTCCGCTGTGACCTCTGCCAGGAAGTTCTGGCAGATATCGGGTTTGTCAAGAATGCTGGGAG ACACCTGTGTCGCCCCTGTCATAATCGTGAGAAAGCCAGAGGCCTTGGGAAATACATCTGCCAGAAATGCCATGCTATCATCGATGAGCAGCCTCTGATATTCAAGAACGACCCCTACCATCCAGACCATTTCAACTGCGCCAACTGCGG GAAGGAGCTGACTGCCGATGCACGGGAGCTGAAAGGGGAGCTGTACTGCCTGCCATGCCATGATAAAATGGGGGTCCCCATCTGTGGCGCTTGCCGACGGCCCATCGAAGGGCGCGTGGTGAACGCCATGGGCAAGCAGTGGCATGTGGAG cattttgttTGTGCCAAGTGTGAGAAACCCTTTCTTGGACATCGCCATTATGAGAGGAAAGGCCTGGCGTATTGTGAAACTCACTATAACCAG ctatTTGGTGATGTTTGCTTCCACTGCAATCGTGTTATAGAAGGTGATG tGGTCTCTGCTCTTAATAAGGCCTGGTGTGTGAACTGCTTTGCCTGTTCTACCTGCAACACTAAATTAACACTGAA GAATAAGTTTGTGGAGTTTGACATGAAGCCAGTCTGTAAGAAGTGCTATGAGAAATTTCCACTGGAGCTGAAGAAAAGACTTAAGAAACTAGCTGAGACCTTAGGAAGGAAATaa
- the LIMS1 gene encoding LIM and senescent cell antigen-like-containing domain protein 1 isoform X5, translated as MANALASATCERCKGGFAPAEKIVNSNGELYHEQCFVCAQCFRQFPEGLFYEFEGRKYCEHDFQMLFAPCCHQCGEFIIGRVIKAMNNSWHPECFRCDLCQEVLADIGFVKNAGRHLCRPCHNREKARGLGKYICQKCHAIIDEQPLIFKNDPYHPDHFNCANCGKELTADARELKGELYCLPCHDKMGVPICGACRRPIEGRVVNAMGKQWHVEHFVCAKCEKPFLGHRHYERKGLAYCETHYNQLFGDVCFHCNRVIEGDVVSALNKAWCVNCFACSTCNTKLTLKDKFVEIDLKPVCKHCYEKMPEEFKRRLAKREREAKDKDKQKKKKPVCL; from the exons ATGGCCAATGCCCTGGCCAGTGCCACTTGCGAGCGCTGCAAGGGCGGCTTTGCGCCCGCTGAGAAGATCGTAAACAGTAATGGGGAGCTGTACCATGAGCAGTGTTTCGTGTGCGCTCAGTGCTTCCGGCAGTTCCCAGAAGGACTCTTCTATGAG TTTGAAGGAAGAAAGTACTGTGAACATGACTTTCAGATGCTCTTTGCCCCTTGCTGTCATCAGTGTG GTGAATTCATCATTGGCCGAGTTATCAAAGCCATGAATAACAGCTGGCATCCGGAGTGCTTCCGCTGTGACCTCTGCCAGGAAGTTCTGGCAGATATCGGGTTTGTCAAGAATGCTGGGAG ACACCTGTGTCGCCCCTGTCATAATCGTGAGAAAGCCAGAGGCCTTGGGAAATACATCTGCCAGAAATGCCATGCTATCATCGATGAGCAGCCTCTGATATTCAAGAACGACCCCTACCATCCAGACCATTTCAACTGCGCCAACTGCGG GAAGGAGCTGACTGCCGATGCACGGGAGCTGAAAGGGGAGCTGTACTGCCTGCCATGCCATGATAAAATGGGGGTCCCCATCTGTGGCGCTTGCCGACGGCCCATCGAAGGGCGCGTGGTGAACGCCATGGGCAAGCAGTGGCATGTGGAG cattttgttTGTGCCAAGTGTGAGAAACCCTTTCTTGGACATCGCCATTATGAGAGGAAAGGCCTGGCGTATTGTGAAACTCACTATAACCAG ctatTTGGTGATGTTTGCTTCCACTGCAATCGTGTTATAGAAGGTGATG tGGTCTCTGCTCTTAATAAGGCCTGGTGTGTGAACTGCTTTGCCTGTTCTACCTGCAACACTAAATTAACACTGAA GGATAAGTTTGTTGAAATTGACCTAAAGCCAGTCTGCAAACACTGTTATGAGAAAATGCCAGAAGAATTTAAGAGGCGACTTGCCAAACGGGAGAGAGAAGCAAAGGATAAGgacaagcagaaaaagaaaaagccagtctGTTTGTAA
- the LIMS1 gene encoding LIM and senescent cell antigen-like-containing domain protein 1 isoform X8, protein MTALQLKELSHSRLYRRRRDRPDSLRVNGLPEEELSNMANALASATCERCKGGFAPAEKIVNSNGELYHEQCFVCAQCFRQFPEGLFYEFEGRKYCEHDFQMLFAPCCHQCGEFIIGRVIKAMNNSWHPECFRCDLCQEVLADIGFVKNAGRHLCRPCHNREKARGLGKYICQKCHAIIDEQPLIFKNDPYHPDHFNCANCGKELTADARELKGELYCLPCHDKMGVPICGACRRPIEGRVVNAMGKQWHVEHFVCAKCEKPFLGHRHYERKGLAYCETHYNQLFGDVCFHCNRVIEGDVVSALNKAWCVNCFACSTCNTKLTLKNKFVEFDMKPVCKKCYEKFPLELKKRLKKLAETLGRK, encoded by the exons CAACATGGCCAATGCCCTGGCCAGTGCCACTTGCGAGCGCTGCAAGGGCGGCTTTGCGCCCGCTGAGAAGATCGTAAACAGTAATGGGGAGCTGTACCATGAGCAGTGTTTCGTGTGCGCTCAGTGCTTCCGGCAGTTCCCAGAAGGACTCTTCTATGAG TTTGAAGGAAGAAAGTACTGTGAACATGACTTTCAGATGCTCTTTGCCCCTTGCTGTCATCAGTGTG GTGAATTCATCATTGGCCGAGTTATCAAAGCCATGAATAACAGCTGGCATCCGGAGTGCTTCCGCTGTGACCTCTGCCAGGAAGTTCTGGCAGATATCGGGTTTGTCAAGAATGCTGGGAG ACACCTGTGTCGCCCCTGTCATAATCGTGAGAAAGCCAGAGGCCTTGGGAAATACATCTGCCAGAAATGCCATGCTATCATCGATGAGCAGCCTCTGATATTCAAGAACGACCCCTACCATCCAGACCATTTCAACTGCGCCAACTGCGG GAAGGAGCTGACTGCCGATGCACGGGAGCTGAAAGGGGAGCTGTACTGCCTGCCATGCCATGATAAAATGGGGGTCCCCATCTGTGGCGCTTGCCGACGGCCCATCGAAGGGCGCGTGGTGAACGCCATGGGCAAGCAGTGGCATGTGGAG cattttgttTGTGCCAAGTGTGAGAAACCCTTTCTTGGACATCGCCATTATGAGAGGAAAGGCCTGGCGTATTGTGAAACTCACTATAACCAG ctatTTGGTGATGTTTGCTTCCACTGCAATCGTGTTATAGAAGGTGATG tGGTCTCTGCTCTTAATAAGGCCTGGTGTGTGAACTGCTTTGCCTGTTCTACCTGCAACACTAAATTAACACTGAA GAATAAGTTTGTGGAGTTTGACATGAAGCCAGTCTGTAAGAAGTGCTATGAGAAATTTCCACTGGAGCTGAAGAAAAGACTTAAGAAACTAGCTGAGACCTTAGGAAGGAAATaa
- the LIMS1 gene encoding LIM and senescent cell antigen-like-containing domain protein 1 isoform X4, translating into MLGVAAGMTHSNMANALASATCERCKGGFAPAEKIVNSNGELYHEQCFVCAQCFRQFPEGLFYEFEGRKYCEHDFQMLFAPCCHQCGEFIIGRVIKAMNNSWHPECFRCDLCQEVLADIGFVKNAGRHLCRPCHNREKARGLGKYICQKCHAIIDEQPLIFKNDPYHPDHFNCANCGKELTADARELKGELYCLPCHDKMGVPICGACRRPIEGRVVNAMGKQWHVEHFVCAKCEKPFLGHRHYERKGLAYCETHYNQLFGDVCFHCNRVIEGDVVSALNKAWCVNCFACSTCNTKLTLKNKFVEFDMKPVCKKCYEKFPLELKKRLKKLAETLGRK; encoded by the exons CAACATGGCCAATGCCCTGGCCAGTGCCACTTGCGAGCGCTGCAAGGGCGGCTTTGCGCCCGCTGAGAAGATCGTAAACAGTAATGGGGAGCTGTACCATGAGCAGTGTTTCGTGTGCGCTCAGTGCTTCCGGCAGTTCCCAGAAGGACTCTTCTATGAG TTTGAAGGAAGAAAGTACTGTGAACATGACTTTCAGATGCTCTTTGCCCCTTGCTGTCATCAGTGTG GTGAATTCATCATTGGCCGAGTTATCAAAGCCATGAATAACAGCTGGCATCCGGAGTGCTTCCGCTGTGACCTCTGCCAGGAAGTTCTGGCAGATATCGGGTTTGTCAAGAATGCTGGGAG ACACCTGTGTCGCCCCTGTCATAATCGTGAGAAAGCCAGAGGCCTTGGGAAATACATCTGCCAGAAATGCCATGCTATCATCGATGAGCAGCCTCTGATATTCAAGAACGACCCCTACCATCCAGACCATTTCAACTGCGCCAACTGCGG GAAGGAGCTGACTGCCGATGCACGGGAGCTGAAAGGGGAGCTGTACTGCCTGCCATGCCATGATAAAATGGGGGTCCCCATCTGTGGCGCTTGCCGACGGCCCATCGAAGGGCGCGTGGTGAACGCCATGGGCAAGCAGTGGCATGTGGAG cattttgttTGTGCCAAGTGTGAGAAACCCTTTCTTGGACATCGCCATTATGAGAGGAAAGGCCTGGCGTATTGTGAAACTCACTATAACCAG ctatTTGGTGATGTTTGCTTCCACTGCAATCGTGTTATAGAAGGTGATG tGGTCTCTGCTCTTAATAAGGCCTGGTGTGTGAACTGCTTTGCCTGTTCTACCTGCAACACTAAATTAACACTGAA GAATAAGTTTGTGGAGTTTGACATGAAGCCAGTCTGTAAGAAGTGCTATGAGAAATTTCCACTGGAGCTGAAGAAAAGACTTAAGAAACTAGCTGAGACCTTAGGAAGGAAATaa